In Anolis carolinensis isolate JA03-04 unplaced genomic scaffold, rAnoCar3.1.pri scaffold_14, whole genome shotgun sequence, the following proteins share a genomic window:
- the LOC100563834 gene encoding phospholipase A and acyltransferase 5 isoform X1, which produces MSDIFWWFYEKGSRYKASKHPKTTPDPPEGAPIETQASSAPVGPQTSGKDAPLPLEKKPGRTGLKEPGPPKKGFSAVWKRACCRETAQMELQEEKAGTRASGRTPKGSGGRAPQTDKKLGRTPSTLKAGGFGGLLQATNAKAKGDVATPKFPQAEGEKDKAVESGAPLHPNAHHRMGTVGPKKTKKPKGNAPAVAHGSMEIRKTSSNTFAITEQLDLTDLKPGDLIEVFRFGYQHWAIYVGNGYVIHLAPPSEYAGAGCASLMSTLTDKAWVKKELLRDVVGNNQYRVNNKHDGKYSPLPANKIIQRAEERVGQELEYKVTSENCEHFVNELRYGVARSDQVRDALVGVGVAGLGFAALGLIGVAMAKKKKNQQNQ; this is translated from the exons ATGTCGGACATTTTTTGGTGGTTCTACGAGAAGGGCTCCCGCTACAAGGCATCCAAGCACCCCAAGACCACGCCGGACCCTCCGGAGGGGGCCCCCATTGAGACCCAGGCTTCCTCGGCCCCCGTCGGGCCTCAAACAAGTGGAAAGGATGCCCCGCTACCCCTGGAGAAGAAGCCAGGGCGGACAGGCCTCAAGGAGCCTGGCCCGCCGAAGAAGGGGTTCAGTGCCGTGTGGAAGAGGGCCTGCTGCCGGGAGACGGCCCAGATGGAGCTGCAAGAAGAGAAAGCGGGGACCCGGGCTTCGGGGCGCACTCCCAAGGGCTCCGGGGGCCGGGCCCCACAAACAGATAAAAAATTAGGGAGGACACCCAGCACCTTGAAGGCGGGCGGGTTCGGAGGCCTGCTCCAGGCGACCAACGCCAAAGCCAAGGGGGACGTTGCGACCCCCAAGTTCCCCCAAGCGGAAGGTGAGAAGGACAAGGCTGTGGAAAGTGGGGCCCCGTTGCACCCCAATGCCCACCATAGGATGGGCACCGTGGGGCCGAAAAAAACCAAGAAGCCCAAAG GCAACGCCCCGGCTGTCGCGCATGGAAGCATGGAGATCAGAAAAACGAGCAGCAACACATTTGCCATCACAGAGCAATTGGATCTG ACAGACCTTAAGCCTGGAGACTTGATTGAGGTTTTCCGCTTTGGGTACCAGCACTGGGCCATCTACGTGGGGAACGGCTACGTGATCCATTTGGCCCCGCCAT CCGAATATGCCGGAGCGGGCTGTGCCAGCCTGATGTCCACGCTCACCGACAAGGCCTGGGTGAAGAAGGAGCTGCTGCGGGACGTGGTTGGGAACAACCAATACCGAGTCAACAACAAGCACGATGGCAAGTACAGCCCGCTGCCAGCCAACAAGATCATCCAGAGGGCCGAGGAGAGGGTCGGCCAGGAGCTCGAGTACAAAGTCACCAGCGAAAACTGCGAGCACTTTGTCAACGAGCTGCGCTACGGGGTGGCCAGGAGTGACCAA